GCGGTCATCGAGCCAGGCAACGTAGTCGGACGGCCCGATGTGGACGTCATCGGCGTGCAGCTTGGCCTCAACATTGGAGGTCACAGCCTGGGTCTTGGAGATCTTCTTGGACTCGAGACGGTCGCGCTCCAGCATGTTCTTGAAGTCCATGTTGCCACCGACATTCAGCTGGTACGTGCGGTCCAGCGTGACGCCGCGGTCTTCGAAGAGCTTGGCCATGACGCGGTGCGTGATGGTGGCACCGATCTGGCTCTTGATGTCATCGCCCACGATCGGAACACCGGCCTCAGTGAACTTGTCAGCCCACTCCTTGGTTCCGGCGATGAAGACGGGCAGGGCGTTGACGAACGCTACACCGGCGTCGATGGCGCACTGGGCGTAGAACTTTGCAGCCTGGTCCGAACCGACGGGCAGGTAGCAAACCATGACGTCAGCCTTGGCCTCGCGCAACGCTGCGACGATGTCCACGGTTTCGTCCGGTGCCTCAACAATGGTCTCGCGGTAATACTTGCCCAGGCCGTCCAGGGTGTGGCCGCGCTGGACGGTGACACCGGTGGTGGGGACGTCGGCGATCTTGATGGTGTTGTTTTCGCTGGCGCCGATGGCGTCGGCCAGGTCCAATCCAACCTTCTTGCTGTCGACGTCGAAAGCAGCAACGAACTGGACGTCGTTGACGTGGTACTGGCCGAACTCGACGTGCATCAGACCCGGGATCGTGGCCTTGGGGTCAGCGTCGCGATAGTACTGAACACCTTGGACCAGCGATGCGGCGCAGTTACCTACGCCGACAATGGCAACACGAATCGGATGTGAAGACACGGAACTCCTTTTGAGAACTAAACCTCATGTGCCAGGCGCAGCCCTGACTGAGTCCAGGGCACGACTGATTGGCACGGCGCCATTCGGCGCACTCTTGCATTGTAACCAACACAGCAGGGGCCAGCTTTGTTCCCGGCCGGCCCCTGCTGTTTTATGGCGAAACTTCGGAGGCTACTTCTGGGCCCACCGGTTGATGTCCGACTCCACAGCGAACTCATCGATGGCCGTCAGCTCATCAGTGGTGAACTTCAGGTTGTTGATGGCACTGAGCGTGTCCTCCAACTGGGCCACGCTTGACGCGCCCACCAGGGCAGAGGTCACCGGCGAGCCCTTCGGCTGGTCGCGCAGGATCCAGGCGATGGCCATCTGGGCCAGGGTCTGCCCGCGGCCTTCGGCGATGGCGTTCAATCCCCGGACCCGGTCCAGCTTCTCCTCGGTCAGCTGTGATTCGGACAGGAACCGCTCCTTGGCGGCCCGTGAATCGGCCGGTACGCCGTTGAGGTAGCGGTTGGTGAGCATGCCTTGGGCGAGCGGCGAGAAAGCGATGGAGCCGGCGCCCACCTGGTCCAGTGCCTCGTAGAGGTTGGGGGACCCGTTTTCCGTCCAGCGGTTCAGCATGGAGTAGCTGGGCTGGTGGATGAGCAACGGGGTTCCGAGCTCCTTGAGGATCCGGGCAGCTTCAAGGGTCTGCTCCGGGGTATAGGAGGAGATGCCGGCGTAAAGCGCTTTGCCGGATCGGACAGCGTAGTCCAAGGCGCCCATGGTTTCTTCCAGCGGAGTCTCGGGGTCGGGACGGTGGCTGTAGAAAATGTCCACATAGTCCAGGCCCATGCGCTCAAGCGACTGGTCCAGGCTGGAGATCAGGTATTTGCGGGATCCCCACTCGCCGTACGGACCGGGCCACATGTAGTAACCGGCTTTGGTGGAGATGACCAGTTCGTCACGGTACGGCTTGAAATCATCCTTCAGGTGGCGTCCGAAGTTGGTCTCGGCTGAGCCGTCCGGCGGTCCGTAGTTGTTGGCGAGGTCGAAGTGGTTGACACCGAGATCGAACGCCCGGCGCAGGATGGCACGCTGTTCGTCAAACCGTTTGTCGTCACCGAAGTTGTGCCAGAGGCCCAGCGAGATGGCGGGGAGCTTGAGTCCACTGCGTCCGACGCGGCGGTAGGGCATGGTTTCGTAGCGGTTTTCCGCGGCCGAATAAGTCATACGTACCATCCTGCCACTGCACATTCCGAGGTGACGGCGCTGTCCGCCATGTGGGCGCCGTCACCCCGGATTGTGGATGGCCTAATTGACGCGTGCGACGACGGCGCTCCCGCCGGGAAGCGTCAGTGTCCCCTCATCGAGGACTGCTTCATGGTCAGTGGCCAGCAAGATGGAGCCGCTGAGGGGTGTCCCGAGT
Above is a genomic segment from Arthrobacter sp. YN containing:
- a CDS encoding inositol-3-phosphate synthase translates to MSSHPIRVAIVGVGNCAASLVQGVQYYRDADPKATIPGLMHVEFGQYHVNDVQFVAAFDVDSKKVGLDLADAIGASENNTIKIADVPTTGVTVQRGHTLDGLGKYYRETIVEAPDETVDIVAALREAKADVMVCYLPVGSDQAAKFYAQCAIDAGVAFVNALPVFIAGTKEWADKFTEAGVPIVGDDIKSQIGATITHRVMAKLFEDRGVTLDRTYQLNVGGNMDFKNMLERDRLESKKISKTQAVTSNVEAKLHADDVHIGPSDYVAWLDDRKWAFVRLEGRNFGDAPVSLEYKLEVWDSPNSAGVIIDAIRAAKIGLDRGIGGPLLSASSYFMKSPPEQFNDDLARDKVEAFIRGDIER
- the mgrA gene encoding L-glyceraldehyde 3-phosphate reductase, with product MTYSAAENRYETMPYRRVGRSGLKLPAISLGLWHNFGDDKRFDEQRAILRRAFDLGVNHFDLANNYGPPDGSAETNFGRHLKDDFKPYRDELVISTKAGYYMWPGPYGEWGSRKYLISSLDQSLERMGLDYVDIFYSHRPDPETPLEETMGALDYAVRSGKALYAGISSYTPEQTLEAARILKELGTPLLIHQPSYSMLNRWTENGSPNLYEALDQVGAGSIAFSPLAQGMLTNRYLNGVPADSRAAKERFLSESQLTEEKLDRVRGLNAIAEGRGQTLAQMAIAWILRDQPKGSPVTSALVGASSVAQLEDTLSAINNLKFTTDELTAIDEFAVESDINRWAQK